GAAATGTTCTACAAGCCGTTGGTTTTTATAATACAGACATAATTATGGGATAACATGTGCTGCTTTAGAAAAAAACGCGTtcgaaaatgaaataaaagtctaTCCCCGTTGGTCTTTGACATTTCCTCGTTTCGTTTCCTTACACAGGCGGTAATAAATGTTTACGACAATCGCTCACCCACAGCGATTTATATTACTTCAAAGAGCCAAACTATTTGTGTCTTTTCAGCAGATTATATATCgggaaatgtaatataataatgttttaGTAAGATTTCAAGTTGTTGTTgataatgaaatgtaacaacGTTCGTGAAATATTTGTGGATCAAGGCGATGTAATGAAATGTGGCTCAGGCTGAGTTCGCGGTATTTTTGTTGAATATGATCGAGGTCTTAAAGAGAGTATGTTCCAGTGCAGTATATAGATCGGTAAGATTACCGCGTCCCGCCCCCCTCTCAAACCGACCATAACAAGTTCACGACAGGTACGACCATTCACCTAGAGTGATTTATAAGAATTCAAACATCACACCACTAATATGTGTTAGCAGATTATGTATCAGGAAATGTTTTTAGtagcatacatgtaatattatatcatataaaaAACCTAGAATATAGCAATATTTCGTAAGATTTGTTTTCGAGTTAGCCGAACCATCAGTGACCCAGAAAAGAGGCATACTAGTACCGTAGGTGAGAATGGCACCAGGGGGGTACTATTAAGGGTTGTATTCTGTGACTgtaccatatggatgaggattaggtatttattttcgatttttaatttatggaaCAATTTTCTTCTTTcgtcctacttgaaaactcgatgtgaaacaacatagaccaaatctgtgtttgtaactcgcACATTTCAAAGAGCTAACAACTAAAACGTATGACAAGGttgtttttgtacgtacaaaacaaagactttgaacatttattagttttttgtaatttattgagttacaaacaaggacttggcatatgttgattcacattgatttttcaagtaggacgcaatgagaaaatagtttcaaaatccaaaatacatgCCCAATCGTCATCCATATAGTCACTTTAAGTAAATAAAGCAGCACAGCATCCATATATAGTGACCGCCAAACTAATAACCCCTTCGCATTCTCATCAGTACTAGCCTGTGACTCCCAAGCTAACATGGCTCGACAAGCAAATACTGAGCCCGCGGCATCCACAGGTAGCATATCAGCCAATAACCGCGGCATCCACAGGTAACCTATCCGCCAATACAAGCCCGCAGCACCTACAGGTACTCGGCATAAATTAGTTACACTGCTAAGATATAGGAAATATCGGTGGCATCAAAATGGTGATAGTTGTCATGCCTGTAGAATGCGTCCCGCCGCTTTCTTAAGTTTAGTGAGTTCATGTCAGGTTTATTCGATCTCTGTCAAATGTGCAGGTGAAACAACAGTGGTCACGTACGTTTCAGGATGTTATCTAATTTGTAACTGTGCTATTCCCGGATGCCTTTTAGGAACGAACATGATACCCACAAAATGATATCGATACGACAGACGATTCATACGATTTAAGTTTGGCAATGGGCCCTAAAGTTATATAAAACTTCTCTCTTTCGCAGAAAAGTGCGTCAGGACAAACCATGTCTaattataatttgtaaacacACCTCTCATGGTGAAAAATATCGTCCGATATCCTCATTATACAAATCAGATCCCGGCCATCTATAAAAACACAGTTCACCGCATCATAAAAACACAGTTCACAACATCATCGATCGCAAGGACCACAAGTGTCGTACTGTGTACAAAGACGTTCAGACATCTTGACGGATTGGCACTTCTCATACTACCTAACGACTGGGTTCTACTTGAGAAAACGAAAACAGGTAATCTTTTTTTTCTGGTTTACTCAATTGCTACCAATTTTTTATTTCCGAAAATGGAAGTCCGAACCATAAAATAGCCACTTTGTCACATCTGAGATGTCAAATTTACCGAaaatctaatgaatattcaaattttatggaTTTTATggattgtgtatatattttggatttttaatttataatacaattgaaaaatcaatgtgaaacaacatataccaagtccttgtttgtaactcaatacattgcaaaagattaataaaaatTAAAGTTATGTGTGGAATGTTTGTTAATGCACATACAATCACAAATATCTTACCCATtaattttttagctttttacaatttattgagttacaaacacagactttttTGACACtgatttcaagtaggaagccattataaaatcgttttataaattagaaatccaaaataaatatccaatcctcttCCACATTGTCACTTTAACGGCTTGCCATATGACATAGCGATTCAGTTATTTTTTCCCAGCCCGTGTTCGATGTCGCTTACTACTTGTAATCATCAACtcgtaatatttttttattttatgttagtACTAGCttttattcaaacaaaaaaaaagcaTGGGGGAGGAGGGATTGTcttgtttcttttttaaatgtcattttcCTTTGATATGTTCGGACTACTTGATTAACATAGAAGGTCACTGTGTATGAGGGATATAACTGCTGATATGATCAACTTCCGGTAGGTCTATAATCTGACATACGGGACGGTGTCTACGAGACCACGCTGACGAGACTATGTCTCGTAGTAGAGCCCCCGGCATGGCAGCTAATTCTGGGTAACCGGAACTAGATACCGCCGTACTCGCAGACATACATTTGATTTTGAATACCATGGCATTCTCTGACGTATTGGTATTAGTCTTGCCGATCGTCAAACAGTCTCATTCAAATTTCAGAAAAAGTGAATGCTGTAGAAATTCCAGATTTCAGAAAAAGCAAATAATGTAGATATTTCAGGATAAAATAACTCAATTTGGAAATTTACGGAAGTGTCTATCTCCTCGGGTGGTACGCATTTTTAAGAAGTCATATTGCATGTGCTAGTACTTGAAAATAGTCATCAATAAATAGTAGAGTAATAGTTTTCAACTAATCATTAATAATTTTCAATTGCTCTTTTTTCAGATCAAATGGCGAAGTACTTCTGTCTGGTTGCTTTGTTGatcgtctgtctgtgtctgcagtATGCTGATAGCAAGCGGTCAAGCTTCAGATCGAAATGGAAATCTTTATCTAAAACTGAAACAACGACAAACGTCGCCGAAGAGTTGTCTACACTACAGACTACCGTCACTACGGACGTTGACGACGATGACGACAGTATCTGGGAATGGATTAGTGACCAATtgtgagtacacacacacacacacacacacacacacacacacacacactctctctctctctctctctctctctctctcctcccccctctctctctctctctctctctcccctcctctctctctctctctctctctctctctctctctctctctctctctctctctctctctctctctctctctctctctctctctctctctctctctctctctctctctctctctctctctctcaatcacGGGTTCTCCCATTAGTTGTATTACCTTATCAATAAAGCCATACGGATAAGGTTATTCAAGATCATCATTTGTATACCTCTGGCAGAGTATCGTTTTTCTCGCCAAAATATTAATAGTTAGTAATCCGCCCTGgccttaggccaaaaaaaagttTGCGTTTCCAATAACCTGTCCGACCGACCCGAGTTTAAGCCCCACACCCTAAACATTGCttgaacatttaaaacaaaatgataaaaatcgTCTTCTTGAGATTCAgacatgtctgttttctttcccccaTTCATGTCTGtgcatatttcatcaaactttgAAAGAAGGGGTATTCTATTTTGGGGTCAAAGCaatagttttcaaaaataaaaacaattaaaagataagataaaaaaataccGGAAACACACACTTTTGTTTTTTTCGCCTTATTACCTATAACATTGTGTACATTCCAGGACCTCAGTTTGGAATACGATTACGTCATGGTGGAGTCGGAAAAGGAGGGACACTCAAGAAAATGGCTCGTTGGAGGAAACTAATTCCATGTTTGATACTATGGATGTCGATGGGGATGGTTTTCTTGGCTTTAAGGAATGGATTCTACCTGTCGACACCTACTTCATCGTGCTCGAAAAATTTGATGAGGATGGTGAGGCAATTTTTAGTTTATGAGAGTGGAATACGAGAGCAGATAACCCTGAATGGGGATGGGGATGGAGGGGATTATGAAAGCAATACCGAAACTGGGCGTGTTAGATAAAATTAACTTACCATAACTTTGACCCTATTTTAATATCCTCGTCTTGGTTTCACGAAAGTTGAACTTTCGTTCTATGTGTCCAAAAAGAGATCACGAAGTAAAGGGTAAGTCTGCAAGATATGAcaggagagagagacagagagagagacagagagagagagagagagagagagagagagagagagagagagagagagagagagagagagagagagagagagagacagacagacagacagacagacagacagacagacagacagacagacatatagcgaaggacaggcagacagatggATATACATTGACAGGGACAGATAACCTTTGCATATCTTAAGGACCGTTCTCTTCTTATTTCAGGTGATGGAAAACTTGCCTACGATGAATTCATAGCGTTCAGGGTTAAGGGTACACAGAAAAAAGTAAGTATATCCAAATTCACAAGATCTACTTCAAGCAAATTCCTCACTACCAAATGCACTTGTACACTCCGTACAAGGAAAGTAGGAAAAGTCTTATGTTACAATAGTATTCGATTTGTTTGctcatttatttcataaaatagaTTTGACGAACACTAACGTGTAGTTAACCAGCATATTTAAAACGTTGCACGATAAATATTTGTCGTTGTGGACAAGCCTTCTTTTTCATCGGTGATAATAATtggagcgccaccaacgatgaATCTTTCAGACTAAGAGAATGGTAGACTTGTCATGTTTATCTAAACCAAATTTCGCAATATTTTGCATCGGATGGATTCAATATTTACTCATTCGTTCAGGTCgatgtacaggtacaggtaaaccatatacattaaaaacacaaataattattAAAGTCATGTTTAAATATTACATCTGCTACACCATGCTGACGTTGTCTTTTTAATATGTTTAACTTTTACAGGCACGTCGCAACGATAAACCATCCGGGGAGTAATCTTAGCTTGTCGCTCACCAAAGAAATACCAACGTTAAAGTAAATCTTGCTTCTATGTGTGTCCTAAAAAAATCCTGCCTGTATTTAATCAGTAAATGTTAAATCTTGTACCATTTGACATCCGACTTGATTTCGCATGAAAGTATAAATCCATCACATATAAGTAAACTATACAACACCACTATTAGCGAGAAGAATACCACATGGCTTCTCATAATTATTACACTAATTCAGATGCGCTAGACGTATGTATCTTCGCCAGTGATGAGAGTGACATACTGTcaactttaaaatgaaaacaattgtcGGCGTTAATTTAACCGAGAACGTAGTCACGTGATCAAATCGCGTCTACAACGTTGGATCTAAGTTTCCAAATCGTGAATGTACTGTAGAGATGTGTAACCAAGTTTAAAAGTTGACATTAATTAAAGCCTTTTGAAAGAAATTTCAAACCATCTGATAATGtatgggtgtttttttttagattagAATATCAATGGTATTTGTTGGAGTGAATAGTTATATGAGTAGAAATATTGATGATTGTTGACTATGTATCCACAGCTGCTCTCCTGTCTGTGTTACTTCATTGATCGAACAATCCAGCTTTGGATGTACTTCTGCATGCATTGGAGAACTTTTGATTCTTAACTCTTGGCCACCAATTGACCAGTATTGTCATTTCATTGAGTTTATTGTGAGaagaaacaacatatacatacTAACTCTATTTTAAGCTTGATTCTACACATCTACATTCTACACATTTTATGGTGAAATAATAATGGAATGGTGCGCTATAATGGAGTCGACGGTTTCTGAATGTCTCAAACTAAATCGTGGCAATTATTTCAAAGAGAAATAGTTGTTCTATCAAGTTTGAAAAGagctctgtctgtctctgtctctgtcgctgtctatgtctgtctgtctgtctgtctctgtccctgtcgcacacacacacacacacacacacactctctctctctttctttctctccctccctacctccctccctccctccctccctctctctctctctctctctctctctctctctctttctttctctttctctctctctctctctctctctctctctccccctccctccctctctctctctctctctctctctctctctctctctctctctctctctctctctctctctctctctctctctctctctctctctctctctctctctctctctctctctaaatatTGCTTTAATTTGTTAGTTTCGAACACATCTCTCTTTGATGCAAAAGAAAAATAGTTTTACAAATGTTATTGGCCGAGGGCAAACAGTTTCCATGACAATCTTTCTCTCTCTATATTCAAACAGGCGTAGATAGTTCTAAGAAGTTTGCCAGAGTAGTACTCGAACAACATTTCTAAACCTTTCAATATTTGATCATTGATTCCCATTAAGTTAAACCATCCTCAAAGTGACAATATATTGAACTCATTGCAACGTATACTACGCATGCGTGTTCTCTGAATCACTGGTATTTACAGTTACAACTGTGCAACTGAAATACCTTTGTCCAACTAGTCCCCAATACCAAATACTTCCATGATATCGATGACGTAGACTAGTCTTGTTGATAAATATAGGTTTTGATTTTCACTCGAGCAGATTATGAATGGAGTGGGATGGATCGAATGCAAACTGTGTACACctagactctcttacagtccTCGGAGATTCGCTTCACTAAAActagtttgttttgtatgtaccaatatctactgcaTTGGGTGTACTCTTGAATATCTTTGTACTGTACCCTCATCGATCACACAGGGCTAACCTTTCGTTGATGTGTTAGTGCGACGCTCCGTGATAACGCGAAGCTCGCGCGGGCTACACCCTAACACGCGTCAACGAAAGGTTAGCCATATGCCTGATTGatgagggcacacagtacaaggatattcaagtacaattgTGGAGTAGATATCGCGATcggtacatatatacaaaaaaaaacctaattTTAGCGATGCGAAGCTCAGAGGACAAAGAGAGTTTAGTGTGCACCTTGCATGTTGCTCTCTCTGCTTTACGTAGATAGATCGATGACTAAGATAGCCTGATAATTAACTTCAGAGAGTTGATGTATTCGTCATAATACATGTGACCTGTTTTGTCTGTTCACGTGGACATCATCAACAGTCATGCACTAAGTGGATGTTAATACATAGAAAAGATAGACATAGcatttcaatcatttctatCAAGGGTTCGACTGTAATGCTCTTTCCAAAACAGGTGAACTGAAACCAAGGTTAAGTTCAGCCATCGTATCCAATTCGTTTTTCCGGATTCATCTTGTATCCAGATTAAGGAGTGGATTTATTAT
The sequence above is drawn from the Glandiceps talaboti chromosome 21, keGlaTala1.1, whole genome shotgun sequence genome and encodes:
- the LOC144451389 gene encoding uncharacterized protein LOC144451389, with product MVKNIVRYPHYTNQIPAIYKNTVHRIIKTQFTTSSIARTTSVVLCTKTFRHLDGLALLILPNDWVLLEKTKTDQMAKYFCLVALLIVCLCLQYADSKRSSFRSKWKSLSKTETTTNVAEELSTLQTTVTTDVDDDDDSIWEWISDQLTSVWNTITSWWSRKRRDTQENGSLEETNSMFDTMDVDGDGFLGFKEWILPVDTYFIVLEKFDEDGDGKLAYDEFIAFRVKGTQKKARRNDKPSGE